Genomic DNA from Cloeon dipterum chromosome 3, ieCloDipt1.1, whole genome shotgun sequence:
GGAGcgagaattataaaaaatatgttaaggttttttccttctttagAATGTCAATTCTTACCAGATCCACAAACGACGAACACGAATAGGGCAAGCAACCATGGCCCAACTGGGTATTTCTCATTCTCTTGTTTctggaaaagaaagaaacggATTTAAACATTATTATACAACATAGAAGCAGGGCAAGAAGGTTGCTGGCAAGGAACCTTGAGAAAAAGTGACTACGTAGCACATACAGCAAATAATCTGCGGCAGTGTTTAAACACTCCAAGTCGATAtgcattaaaaacattttctgtgTTTAATAAACACTTTAAGGGAACAAGGGTCAATGTCATCTTAATGGGTTTTTGTCTGCCGAAATTCACGAGCCACGCATATGGATACGGGCTGATATGGACCAGTGAATGCATTTTTTCGACACAAAATTGAGCTTTCACTCATTACGTACTTGCTAAAACGGcagatttcatcaaaatctagTACAAGGAAATGAAACAACGGTAAAAACTTCAGGTACACGACCACAAAGGCGAAAGGGTGAAGCGGCTGGCGAAATGTTGATTTTCAACTCACGGTTGTCTTTGGAACGTTTCCTCGCAGAGTCACGTTCTTGCTGGCCTTCTCGTTGGCGATTCTCATTCTCTGTTTTGGGGCCATTTCGTCAGGTGAAAGGTACCGGATCgggaaaaagcaggaaaattgtGATGCGGCGACGTCCTACGTGCTTCCGAGCGAGCGGCCACGTCGGCTTGAAAGACAGAGACAGAAAGTGGTAACAACAATGCCAACAAGCTTACTGGACTGGTGCGCGCTCTGCCGGTTGACGCTGCAAACACAGGCCCAAACAAAAGCTGAGGGCTTCACCGGTGCACCGTATGATTCACAGTTACACACCTGTTCCGTCCGGATTATTCTTccttttttgtgtaatttaaaataatttttattcatttacatAGCGTCCCCGCGATTAAGTATGTAATTATACatactaaaattgaaaagacgTATTTTTTACAGGAGATGGGGGAGATCGGAAGgttttgtaagtttttaactctttaaaCTGAAGCACTTTAAAAGTCCATCTCcaaattttccacaaaaaatcACGCTGATCCTAGCAATCTTTGGGAGagtgtagttttttttttaatttagagacAAAAATACATCATAGCGATTTTATAGGTCACACACACGGTAcagcagaaaattatttttattcaatggtAATTTTAAGAAGACCATCAGACAAGTAcatagtttattaaaaaatattgttttctaaaatgtctcaaatttttaaataggttCATAGCAATTTTTCGAATCTTTTCGAGAATTCCCATTtaccttttaaatattcaaattctgaaacgctgaaaaatttcttatatATTGGGCGGAGacataa
This window encodes:
- the LOC135938295 gene encoding stress-associated endoplasmic reticulum protein 2 encodes the protein MAPKQRMRIANEKASKNVTLRGNVPKTTKQENEKYPVGPWLLALFVFVVCGSAIFQIIQSIRMA